From Candidatus Neomarinimicrobiota bacterium, the proteins below share one genomic window:
- a CDS encoding carbohydrate kinase has translation MIVSIGEILFDQFPDYRRIGGAPFNVAAHLSSFGLKTDFITRVGNDKDGDELRSVVSSYGLDPGLVQEDAAYPTGRVEVALDPKGNARFQIIRPVAYDFLEVTPEALDRVSRADLIYVGTLIQRSARGFETVHSLLKHRNPTALVLCDINLRPDCYTEKTIRETLKKTDILKLNREELQTLSQLFSGPEQEEEMLTWLMDSFSFRMISLTADADGSRLMTSRGSYSMKPKAALSIRDTVGAGDAYASVLAAGILLNWDPEKILKNATDFAGKVCTLKGALPEAPGFYTSIKKEIHGDNDD, from the coding sequence ATGATTGTTTCAATCGGAGAAATTCTCTTCGACCAATTTCCGGACTACCGGCGGATTGGAGGAGCTCCTTTTAACGTAGCAGCCCATTTGTCTTCCTTTGGCTTGAAGACGGATTTTATCACACGGGTGGGAAACGATAAAGATGGAGATGAACTCCGCTCTGTTGTCTCATCCTATGGATTGGATCCGGGATTGGTGCAGGAGGATGCAGCTTATCCCACGGGACGGGTTGAGGTTGCTTTGGACCCAAAGGGCAATGCCCGCTTTCAGATTATCAGGCCTGTTGCCTATGATTTCCTCGAAGTTACCCCTGAGGCACTGGACCGGGTTTCCAGGGCTGATTTGATTTATGTGGGGACCCTGATTCAACGGTCAGCCCGGGGATTTGAGACGGTCCACAGCCTGTTAAAACACCGGAACCCTACGGCCCTTGTTTTGTGTGATATCAATCTCCGGCCGGATTGTTATACGGAGAAAACGATTCGGGAAACCCTGAAAAAGACGGATATCCTGAAACTGAACCGGGAGGAGCTGCAAACGCTTTCGCAGCTTTTTTCGGGACCGGAGCAGGAGGAAGAGATGCTTACCTGGCTTATGGATTCCTTTTCTTTCCGGATGATATCCCTGACAGCTGATGCGGACGGCAGCCGGCTGATGACTTCCAGAGGCTCCTATTCCATGAAGCCTAAAGCTGCCCTCTCCATCCGGGATACAGTGGGAGCGGGAGATGCCTACGCCTCCGTTTTGGCAGCCGGCATCCTCCTGAACTGGGATCCCGAAAAAATCCTGAAAAATGCCACAGATTTTGCCGGCAAAGTTTGTACCCTGAAAGGTGCTTTACCGGAAGCCCCGGGTTTTTATACATCCATCAAAAAAGAGATACATGGAGATAACGATGACTAA
- a CDS encoding two-component regulator propeller domain-containing protein has translation MWFGTFNGLNRFDGYHFKTFHYTQDREQSLAHNYISDLAVDQDGRIWIGTSDGLNRFDPAADQMITYHSEAGDTSFFTDNQIEALLIDSDNRVWIGTRNGGLILYRENTGFTTINKNLQSMTISLLFEDHEHNIWIVHDNGAIDILNGTSLAVSHLYGENGLTPYHITAIVQSDEDHHVWIGTQGDGLYRLLVQYNQPKVIEHYSTRSDIKPLTSDIVISLLIDQKGFLWIGTEDRGIDILDISEGNMSHYEHDPYNKYSLSHNSIWSIFEDMAGNIWIGTYAHGINLLIDRNTPFKHFKHQPGDHASLSHNMVNTFLETKDGGLWIATDGGGLNQFDMDKGRFLHYTKENTRLETNVILSLYEDHKGRFWVGTWAEGLYLFDRKNARFINYTQSSAGLASDRIMDIEGDGKDGLWLGTFWRGLTHFNPDKDHVRIYNTTNSGLSDNNVRVLLRDDQNRLWVGTDAGLDRLDPGADTFINYMHNGQDPTSLSKGFVLYLTQTKDGSVWVGTSGGLNRYNPETDSFTRYDTRHGLPDNEIKCILEGEPGFLWLSTNKGICRFNPDQNEVQLFDVSDGLQGNEFNIRSGLKTRQGEILFGGNNGFNIFYPSHIRSNQYIPPLVFTDFRLFNQSVSVNGPDSILNHHINNTKKITLAHHQNVFAFEYAALNYISPQDNQYAYKLEGFEDSWNDAGHARTANYTNIDPGEYIFKVKASNNDGVWNETGRSIKIYITPPFWETWWAYIIEALLILGILTFILNYFISRQRMRADLRLEQLELEKMYELDQMKTRFFTNISHEFHAPMTLILSPLEKLSSSDSLDSRSRENIGLILRNAQRLHRMINQLKDIQKIETGDLSLQLSTGDIIAFLKETVNSFREYAIDHKMELTFTSSTDREIAWFDTDKLDKIIYNLLSNAFKFTRDGGRIHVSATILDPEKNKKQNKDILNVRNIEIAVSDTGIGIPRDKINLITRRFFRIEGKGLDVREGSGIGLAFVNELIKLYHGKIRIDSKEGHGSVFTVNIPLDEKYLEEQQVVSQFIRTPIREKTSGILKIPDATSEKNESYSPTPGSKPLILVVEDDEEIRNYIRKSLAEDYQIQCAQDGIIGLEQAKKQIPDLIISDIKMPNMDGIELCNRLKQSEKTSHIPVILLTAYSSKQSKIEGLEKGADAYLAKPFNIDMLNVQIINLLESRKKLRKKFSADFLIGPKSVNIEDVDEKFLQKVVEMIERNISDTGLNADTLGKKVGMSRTQLYRKIRGLTDQTVNEFIKSIRLKRAAQLLSEKRVTITEIAYAVGFNDLTYFARCFRKQYHKSPSEYISPPKHK, from the coding sequence ATGTGGTTTGGAACCTTTAACGGGCTCAATCGCTTCGATGGATATCATTTCAAGACTTTTCACTATACACAGGATCGTGAACAAAGCCTGGCACATAATTACATTTCAGACCTTGCCGTAGACCAGGATGGCCGTATCTGGATAGGCACGAGTGATGGATTGAACAGATTCGATCCGGCAGCCGATCAAATGATTACCTATCATTCTGAAGCCGGTGATACTTCTTTTTTCACAGATAATCAAATTGAAGCACTACTGATTGACAGTGATAACCGTGTATGGATTGGGACCCGCAACGGTGGATTGATTCTTTATAGAGAAAACACAGGATTCACGACGATAAATAAAAACCTTCAAAGCATGACAATCAGTCTCTTATTTGAGGATCACGAACACAATATATGGATCGTTCACGATAACGGAGCCATCGATATCTTGAATGGAACCAGCCTGGCGGTCTCTCACCTGTATGGGGAAAACGGACTCACACCCTATCATATCACTGCCATCGTACAGTCTGATGAAGATCATCACGTTTGGATAGGAACACAAGGGGATGGTCTGTATCGCTTGCTCGTTCAGTATAATCAGCCCAAAGTGATCGAACACTATTCAACACGGTCAGATATTAAACCACTCACAAGTGATATTGTGATCAGCCTGCTCATAGATCAAAAAGGATTTTTATGGATTGGCACCGAAGACCGGGGTATTGATATCCTGGATATTTCTGAAGGAAACATGTCACATTATGAACATGATCCCTATAATAAATACAGTTTAAGCCATAATTCCATCTGGTCCATTTTTGAAGATATGGCAGGAAATATCTGGATTGGCACATATGCTCACGGCATCAATTTGTTGATTGACAGGAACACTCCCTTTAAGCACTTTAAGCATCAACCGGGAGACCACGCATCCCTCAGTCATAATATGGTGAATACCTTTTTGGAAACAAAAGACGGAGGCTTGTGGATTGCAACAGATGGGGGCGGACTGAATCAGTTTGACATGGATAAAGGGCGTTTTCTGCATTATACCAAAGAGAACACCCGGCTGGAAACGAATGTCATTCTTTCTTTATACGAAGATCACAAAGGCAGATTCTGGGTTGGTACATGGGCAGAGGGTTTATACCTTTTCGATCGAAAAAATGCTCGTTTTATAAATTATACACAGTCTTCTGCCGGATTGGCAAGTGACCGCATTATGGATATAGAGGGTGACGGAAAAGACGGTTTGTGGCTTGGAACATTCTGGCGCGGCCTTACCCATTTTAATCCGGATAAAGACCATGTCCGGATTTATAATACAACAAACAGCGGATTGAGTGACAACAATGTCCGTGTTCTTCTGCGGGATGATCAGAACAGGCTCTGGGTCGGCACCGATGCCGGGCTGGACCGTCTGGATCCGGGAGCAGATACGTTTATTAATTACATGCATAACGGTCAAGACCCTACAAGTCTCAGCAAAGGATTTGTCCTGTATCTTACACAAACAAAGGATGGATCTGTCTGGGTCGGGACCAGCGGCGGACTGAACCGGTATAATCCTGAAACAGATAGCTTTACCCGTTATGACACACGGCATGGACTGCCGGACAACGAAATCAAATGTATTCTGGAAGGTGAACCGGGTTTTCTGTGGCTCAGCACCAACAAGGGTATTTGCCGCTTCAATCCGGATCAGAATGAGGTTCAGCTTTTTGACGTATCCGATGGACTCCAGGGGAATGAATTTAATATCCGCAGCGGATTGAAAACCCGGCAGGGTGAAATCCTCTTCGGTGGGAATAATGGTTTCAACATCTTTTATCCATCCCATATCCGATCCAATCAATATATCCCTCCCCTTGTCTTCACGGATTTCAGACTTTTCAATCAATCCGTTTCCGTCAATGGACCGGATTCAATTCTGAATCACCACATAAATAATACCAAGAAGATCACACTGGCCCATCACCAGAACGTATTCGCCTTTGAATATGCCGCCCTGAACTATATTTCCCCACAGGACAACCAATATGCCTACAAACTGGAAGGTTTTGAAGACTCCTGGAATGATGCAGGGCATGCCAGAACCGCTAATTATACCAACATTGATCCCGGTGAATATATTTTCAAAGTCAAAGCTTCGAATAACGATGGGGTTTGGAATGAAACCGGGCGATCTATAAAGATATATATCACACCTCCGTTCTGGGAAACCTGGTGGGCTTATATCATTGAGGCACTCCTGATCCTGGGCATTCTTACTTTTATTCTCAATTACTTTATCAGCCGCCAGAGAATGAGGGCTGATTTGCGTCTTGAACAACTGGAACTGGAAAAAATGTATGAACTGGATCAAATGAAAACACGGTTCTTTACGAATATCTCCCATGAATTTCATGCTCCCATGACACTGATTCTGAGTCCTTTGGAGAAATTAAGCAGTTCTGATTCCCTGGATTCCCGGTCCCGTGAAAACATCGGACTAATCCTTCGAAACGCCCAACGGCTCCATCGGATGATCAATCAGTTGAAAGATATTCAGAAAATTGAAACCGGTGACTTATCCCTGCAGCTTTCCACCGGTGATATTATTGCTTTTCTAAAAGAAACCGTAAATTCATTCAGGGAATACGCGATTGATCACAAGATGGAATTAACCTTTACAAGTTCAACCGACAGGGAGATTGCCTGGTTCGACACAGATAAATTGGATAAAATCATCTACAATCTTCTCTCAAACGCCTTCAAATTCACCAGGGATGGGGGAAGAATCCACGTTTCAGCAACGATTCTTGATCCTGAAAAGAACAAAAAACAAAACAAAGACATTCTAAACGTCCGGAATATAGAAATCGCCGTATCCGACACAGGGATCGGCATTCCCAGGGACAAGATCAATTTAATCACCCGGCGTTTTTTCAGAATAGAGGGGAAGGGTCTGGATGTCCGGGAAGGGAGTGGTATCGGCTTGGCTTTCGTCAATGAACTGATCAAGCTGTATCACGGGAAGATCCGAATCGACAGCAAAGAGGGGCACGGTTCTGTTTTTACCGTCAATATTCCCCTCGACGAAAAATACCTGGAAGAGCAACAGGTCGTCAGTCAGTTCATCCGCACACCCATCCGTGAAAAAACATCCGGTATACTTAAAATACCTGATGCAACAAGCGAAAAAAACGAGTCTTACAGCCCAACACCCGGCAGTAAACCACTGATTCTTGTGGTAGAAGATGACGAGGAAATACGAAATTATATCCGGAAATCCCTTGCGGAAGATTATCAAATTCAATGTGCCCAGGATGGAATCATCGGACTTGAACAAGCCAAAAAACAGATCCCGGATTTAATTATCTCAGATATTAAAATGCCAAACATGGACGGGATAGAGCTGTGTAACCGTTTGAAACAAAGTGAAAAAACCAGTCACATTCCGGTCATCCTTTTAACAGCTTATTCTTCAAAACAATCAAAAATCGAGGGTCTTGAGAAGGGCGCAGATGCTTACCTGGCAAAACCATTCAATATCGATATGCTGAATGTTCAGATAATCAATTTGTTGGAATCCCGAAAAAAACTCCGAAAGAAATTTTCCGCCGATTTTCTGATCGGCCCCAAGTCCGTCAATATTGAAGATGTCGATGAAAAATTTCTCCAGAAAGTTGTTGAAATGATTGAACGCAATATTTCAGATACCGGTTTGAATGCCGATACGCTCGGCAAAAAAGTAGGCATGAGCCGCACACAACTTTACCGTAAAATCCGGGGACTTACAGACCAGACCGTAAACGAATTTATCAAAAGCATTCGTTTGAAAAGAGCCGCACAATTGCTTAGCGAAAAAAGAGTGACTATTACAGAGATTGCTTATGCCGTGGGGTTTAATGATCTGACCTATTTTGCGCGGTGTTTCCGGAAACAATACCATAAATCTCCATCAGAATATATATCTCCTCCAAAACATAAATGA